A section of the Humulus lupulus chromosome 2, drHumLupu1.1, whole genome shotgun sequence genome encodes:
- the LOC133817254 gene encoding two-component response regulator ARR11-like — protein sequence MIDIIIKTKMAENGKRIGVRKYNKSEFPRLRWTPELHDLFVDAVRILGGKDKATPKRILQTMSVKGLKISHVKSHLQMYRSIKNEEEMNMFVRTSQLSRKHLHEIHLKDSNRLFSSLFSRQRSFGNNELRNDWRDFDHNEGKNELLRQTEYDQASQNEVIQDSSIVTSLFNNNSISRPKEKEGVVMMNELCCELSLISSNTTPNNMQSTTVEEKGYSSPSSSHSNLTTHHNHINLDLTI from the exons ATGATCGATATCATCATCAAGACAAAAATGGCTGAAAACGGTAAGAGAATCGGAGTGAGAAAATACAACAAATCTGAATTTCCACGGCTGCGATGGACGCCTGAACTTCACGACCTCTTTGTCGATGCTGTTCGAATTCTCGGCGGAAAGGACA AGGCAACTCCCAAGCGAATTTTGCAGACAATGAGTGTCAAAGGACTGAAAATTTCTCACGTCAAAAGCCATCTGCAG ATGTACAGAAGCATAAAGAATGAAGAGGAGATGAATATGTTTGTACGAACAAGTCAGTTGTCGAGGAAGCACTTGCATGAAATACATCTTAAAGACAGCAATAGACTCTTCTCATCCCTTTTCTCTCGtcaaag GTCATTTGGAAATAATGAATTGAGAAATGATTGGAGGGATTTTGATCATAATGAAGGCAAAAATGAATTACTTCGGCAAACAGAATATGATCAAGCCAGCCAGAATGAGGTTATTCAG GATTCGAGCATTGTTACATCTCTATTTAACAACAATAGTATTAGTAGGCCAAAGGAAAAGGAAGGCGTTGTGATGATGAATGAACTTTGCTGTGAGCTCTCATTGATATCGTCCAATACAACACCTAATAATATGCAAAGTACTACTGTAGAAGAAAAGGGTTATAGTAGTCCTAGTAGCTCCCATTCTAATTTAACTACTCATCACAATCACATTAACTTGGACCTCACCATATAG